A genomic segment from Acipenser ruthenus chromosome 5, fAciRut3.2 maternal haplotype, whole genome shotgun sequence encodes:
- the LOC117402457 gene encoding small ribosomal subunit protein eS12, producing MAEEGVAAGGVMDVNTALQEVLKTALIHDGLARGIREAAKALDKRQAHLCVLAGNCDEPMYVKLVEALCAEHQINLIKVDDNKKLGEWVGLCKIDREGKPRKVVGCSCVVIKDYGKESQAKDVIEEYFKAKK from the exons ATGGCCGAGGAAGG CGTTGCTGCTGGAGGTGTGATGGATGTTAACACCGCTCTTCAGGAAGTGCTGAAGACCGCACTCATCCACGATGGTTTAGCCCGCGGTATCCGTGAAGCTGCCAAAGCGCTGGACAA ACGTCAAGCCCACCTCTGCGTCCTTGCTGGCAACTGCGATGAACCCATGTATGTGAAGCTTGTTGAAGCTCTCTGTGCTGAGCATCAAATCAACCTTATTAAG GTTGATGACAACAAGAAGCTTGGTGAGTGGGTGGGTCTCTGCAAGATTGACAGAGAGGGCAAGCCCCGCAAGGTGGTTGGTTGCAGTTGTGTTGTCATCAAG gaTTATGGCAAGGAATCTCAAGCCAAGGATGTCATTGAAGAGTACTTCAAGGCCaagaaataa